From a region of the Helianthus annuus cultivar XRQ/B chromosome 5, HanXRQr2.0-SUNRISE, whole genome shotgun sequence genome:
- the LOC110926736 gene encoding oligopeptide transporter 4, translating to MGSVEVEKKNVPEEEDEESPIEQVRLTVPTTDDPSQSVWTFRMWVLGLISCVMLSFLNQFFSYRSSPLVITQITVQVATLPLGRLMAAVLPSSKWSLMGREFSLNPGPFNMKEHVLITIFANAGAAFGNGSAYAVGIVNIIKVFYGRKISFFASWILIITTQVLGYGWAGLLRKYVVEPSHMWWPSTLVQISLFRALHGKEDDDDDDNDNKKRISRTKFFVIVLACSFLYYLLPGFFFKTLQSISWVCWAFPNSVTAQQLGSGFQGLGFGAFSLDWATTASFLFSPLISPFFAIVNVFLGYFLIVYIVIPISYYGLNVYHARNFPIYSADLFTNDGQLYDIHKIVNNKFEIDHGEYAKQGHVNLSTFFALTYGFGFATIASTLTHVALFYGKEIYGRYKASTTAKTDVHTRLMKNYKDIPAWWFYVLLTVTFLVALALTIFMKDQVQMPFWGLIGAAVMAFVFTLPISIITATTNQTPGLNIITEYAMGLIYPGRPIANVCFKTYGYMSMTQAISFLSDFKLGHYMKIPPRSMFLVQFLGTIIAGTVNLCVAWYMINHVDQICFPDPKSGSPWTCPNDRVFFDASVIWGLVGPRRIFGPQGNYGALNWFFLGGLMGPVVVWIFHLLFPKASWIPLINLPVLLGATAAMPPAMAVNYNSWILVGTIFNFFVFRYRKMWWKRYNYILSAALDAGVAFMAVLLYFSTGIENINVHWWGTDNPEHCDLARCPTAKGIVSPLSDSCPTF from the exons ATGGGAAGTGTTGAAGTGGAGAAGAAGAACGTGCCGGAGGAGGAAGACGAAGAGTCTCCAATCGAACAGGTCCGGTTAACTGTTCCGACGACGGATGATCCGAGCCAGTCTGTATGGACGTTTCGAATGTGGGTTTTGGGCCTGATCTCATGTGTGATGCTGTCGTTTCTGAACCAGTTCTTTTCGTACCGGTCGTCGCCGCTGGTGATCACTCAGATCACCGTTCAGGTGGCCACGCTTCCATTAGGACGGTTGATGGCAGCGGTCCTCCCCAGCAGCAAGTGGAGCCTCATGGGACGGGAGTTTTCGTTGAACCCGGGACCCTTTAACATGAAGGAGCACGTGCTGATTACCATATTCGCCAACGCCGGCGCCGCTTTTGGCAATGGATCGGCTTACGCCGTGGGTATTGTGAATATTATAAAGGTGTTTTATGGCCGCAAAATCTCTTTCTTTGCCTCTTGGATCCTCATCATCACTACCCAG GTTTTAGGTTACGGCTGGGCCGGGCTTTTGAGGAAATACGTAGTTGAACCGTCACACATGTGGTGGCCTAGCACCCTCGTTCAGATTTCACTATTTAG GGCACTTCATGGCAAAGAAGACGACGATGACGATGACAACGACAACAAGAAACGCATATCACGTACAAAATTCTTTGTGATTGTTCTTGCTTGTAGCTTCCTCTATTACTTGCTTCCCGGATTCTTCTTCAAAACCTTACAAAGCATTTCATGGGTATGTTGGGCCTTTCCTAATTCGGTTACGGCCCAACAATTAGGATCGGGCTTCCAAGGCTTAGGGTTTGGGGCCTTCTCACTGGACTGGGCCACGACGGCTTCTTTCTTATTCAGCCCTCTTATTTCCCCCTTCTTTGCCATAGTCAATGTTTTCTTGGGCTATTTTTTGATCGTTTACATAGTGATCCCAATCTCCTATTATGGACTCAACGTGTACCATGCCAGAAACTTCCCAATATACTCAGCTGATTTGTTTACAAACGACGGGCAGCTCTATGATATCCATAAAATTGTGAATAACAAGTTTGAGATAGACCACGGGGAGTATGCAAAGCAAGGACACGTTAATTTGAGCACTTTTTTCGCTTTGACTTATGGTTTTGGATTTGCTACAATCGCGTCTACTCTCACTCATGTTGCCCTTTTCTATGGGAA AGAGATATATGGACGATATAAAGCATCGACCACGGCTAAGACTGATGTGCACACAAGACTAATGAAGAACTACAAAGACATACCAGCATGGTGGTTTTATGTGCTTCTTACAGTCACCTTTTTGGTTGCCCTTGCGCTCACTATCTTCATGAAAGATCAGGTACAAATGCCATTCTGGGGACTGATAGGTGCAGCTGTAATGGCTTTCGTTTTCACCCTCCCCATCAGCATCATCACTGCAACAACAAACCAG ACACCAGGTTTGAATATAATAACGGAATATGCTATGGGGTTAATCTACCCTGGAAGACCCATAGCCAATGTGTGCTTCAAGACCTATGGTTACATGAGCATGACTCAGGCCATCTCTTTTCTCAGTGATTTTAAGCTCGGTCATTACATGAAGATTCCACCAAGATCAATGTTTCTGGTCCAGTTTCTGGGAACAATCATAGCTGGAACCGTGAATCTATGTGTGGCTTGGTACATGATAAACCATGTGGACCAGATATGCTTCCCTGACCCTAAGTCCGGTAGCCCATGGACGTGCCCAAATGACCGTGTATTCTTTGATGCATCTGTTATTTGGGGCTTGGTTGGGCCTAGGCGGATCTTTGGTCCTCAAGGAAACTATGGGGCTCTAAACTGGTTCTTTCTAGGTGGGCTCATGGGGCCAGTTGTGGTTTGGATATTTCACTTGCTGTTTCCAAAAGCATCATGGATTCCTCTGATTAATCTCCCGGTGCTCCTTGGTGCCACGGCTGCTATGCCCCCGGCCATGGCTGTTAACTATAATTCATGGATATTGGTGGGGACCATTTTCAACTTTTTCGTGTTTAGATACCGCAAAATGTGGTGGAAGAGGTACAACTACATCCTGTCGGCTGCGCTTGATGCAGGAGTTGCGTTTATGGCGGTGCTGTTGTATTTTAGTACGGGGATAGAAAACATAAATGTGCATTGGTGGGGCACTGATAACCCGGAGCACTGCGACCTCGCTCGGTGTCCCACAGCTAAGGGTATAGTATCGCCCCTCAGTGATTCTTGTCCTACTTTTTGA